The following nucleotide sequence is from Salvia miltiorrhiza cultivar Shanhuang (shh) chromosome 7, IMPLAD_Smil_shh, whole genome shotgun sequence.
cttgctgcttttatagaccttcatgtcgtggttagtttcctccacttcccacttccagaagctTACTATAACCGCCGCAATCCACCTCCGAAAACTGCCAGTCgaccagtctggaatgttggttgagagatcatgggtcctgaaaaataggaactaacagcccactactttggaccatgataaaccaccttttcacttattaaaaacgtggtcaacaagcataaaacatttattccacaaccaaataataataaaacgtgaaaggaaggtaaagattaaatatatacaattaccaatggagagtcaaagtatggagtcaaggcagactccggaatgttggttgaaaacccagaaatgttgacaccatgaatgttatcaacattccacccaacattgaaaacacatatgttatcaacattggtcccaacattgtcggagtcaacattgactctaacaaaaataatattttttttctgaaatttagtttttttatattaaaaaattattttagttttttctgaagatttttttaatttttttttcaaaacttatGTTATTTTTCCACTAATTTGGtgattcttctaaaaataatcatagattttgtaacaccccgataatttagatttattttataagtttaattaatagtattttcttgtatagcttatttttttaaaataattacatgatacatatagatatgcaccattaattttatctagactattattattattattattattattattattattattattattattattattattattattattattattattattattattattattattattattattattattattattattattattattattattattattattattattattattattattattattattattattattattattattattagtattagtattagtattagtattatttttgtttcctattagaactagaactctttaaagactagtataaatatgagatcAATTTTCAAACCCTAGAAATCACACGCaagaaatattttttcgacagTTCTCATCTTTCAGTTTCTGTTGTTATCTGTCTTCGTCCCTTTCGGTGCGGTGCATTTAAGTTTTCCATTCCGGAACTTTATTGTCTACGacattaaggtgagggattatatgcttgtggttatattcatgtatgtttttatatgcccttatttcatgtttgattatacttgctcagccatgtagaaatacatgttcagccatgtagaaatacatgttcagaaaatcagccatgttgaaatacatgttcagccatgtagaaatacatgttcagaaaatcagccaggttgaaatacatgttcagccatgtagaaatacatgttcagaaatttagccatgttgaaatacatgttcaggggctctcagttcccccatcagattatcagtatatatgtatgataatgtgaattatttgcatgtttaagcgtatgtgaatatttgcatggtttctcactgagtatattttcaatatgctcaccccttatcttttcagttttgcagttccagagtcgaggtggccatggaagtggagaatgactagggatagaGTTTTTGCATTGAACTTTTTAGTTgaacttattaagttttattttatttttatgatactactttagttttggcaaattgatttctaaattagtttaaattttaatagtcaagaagttttatttttatctattagtctTTAAATTTTGGATTGcaaagtttataaaaaaatcggggtgttacatagtggtatcagagcgggtctacaTTTCTGTAGACTCGtgtttaaaagaaaattagctttcaaaattttaagcgagcctagtcattcgaaactcatgcgCTGCATCGACTCCACTTCAAGGTATGTGTTCAAATTGTTCAAGTATATGGCAAATATGATGTTTTAGAtgacatattttatttatgatgCTTTTATATTCTAGTACTATTATGTTTAGCTCTATTAGAAATAGTTGTAATTGTAAATTGTTTAGATGACATGTACACGTCAAACCAATACTAGACCCGAAGTTACTTTACACGCACGAATTAGGAAATTGCAAGAAGAACATGAAAGATTAAGCAAGAATTTGCGATTTAAAAGAATTTAGGTTTCACTTAGAAATTGAATGTGTTTGTCTTCTTGATTAAGTGAGAACCATGCCGCCCCGTAGAGCCCTACCGATCAACAAAACATGATGCAAGAATTTATCGCCGCAATGCAAGGATTCTTTCAACAACAAGCTCAAGGTGCGCAAAACCCACAACGCAATAACACAAGCGTAGTCGTAGAGCAGTTCCGACGTTATAATCCACCAAGATTTGACGGGAGGAGCGGACCCCTAGCAATGGAGGAATGGATAAGAGAGCTGGAGAGAATCTTTGAACATATCGAGTGCACCGATGCCCACAAAGTTTCATGTGCTGTCTTTCAATTATGCGAGGATGCTAGCCATTGGTGGGAGTCCTTTAAGAGATCCATGACTGAGCAAGCGCGACAAGGGTTGACATGGAATAGGTTCAAGGAGATTGTGACCAACCAATACTTTCCACGCTCCTACCGCAATCAAAAGGAGGCCGAATTCTTGGATCTCAAACAAGGAGAGCTGTCCATCACTGACTACGAAAGGAAGTTCAACCAATTTTCACGCTACGCCACACGCCTAGTCAACACCAATGACCAAAAGGCGGATAGGTTCTTAAGGGGACTACGACCAGAAATCCGAGGAATATTGGCGGCACAAGGAATTGTGGATTATGCTTTGGCCGTGAGACGAGCGCAAGAAGTGGAGGCGGGTTTGGAAGTGGATAAACTACCACGTAAGGATATGGTTAGGAGTGAAAAGAGGAAATGGGAGGATCCAAATGATGGAAAAAGAGATGTGCAAAATAAGAAGGAGAGAATGGACGACAAACTCAACGAGGCAACGCCACGATCCTATCCACAATGTTCTGAGTGCAACAAGTATCACACCGGAGAATGCTTATATCGAAAGGGAGTTTGTTATTTTTGCCGCAAACCGGGGCATAAAGCAACATTTTGTCCAGACAAGAGAGGGACGGAACCCGAAAGGCGAGGAAACGGACGATTATTCTATATGGGACAACAAGACGAGACggaaaaaccttaaaaaaaaaGGTACGATAAGTTTTGATAAAATAGAGGTTAATGTGCCTGTAAGATCGCTTATGATAGAGCAAGTTATGATGACACAAGAATCATGATtagaatttcgaggacgaaattattttaagcggggtaggttgtaacaccccgataatttagatttattttataagtttaattaatagtattttcttgtatagcttatttttttaaaataattacatgatacatatagatatgcaccattaattttatctagactattattattattattattattattattattattattattattattattattattattattattattattattattattattattattattattattattattattagtattagtattagtattagtattagtattagtattagtattagtattatttttgtttcctattagaaatagaactctttaaagactagtataaatatgagatcAATTTTCAAACCCTAGAAATCACACGCaagaaatattttttcgacagTTCTCATCTTTCAGTTTCTGTTGTTATCTGTCTTCGTCCCTTTCGGTGCGGTGCATTTAAGTTTTCCATTACGGAACTTTATTGTCTACGacattaaggtgagggattatatgcttgtggttatattcatgtatgtttttatatgctcttatttcatgtttgattatacttgctcagccatgtagaaatacatgttcagccatgtagaaatacatgttcagaaaatcagccatgttgaaatacatgttcagccatgtagaaatacatgttcagaaatttagccatattgaaatacatgttcaggggctctcagttcgcccatcagattatcagtatatatgtatgataatgtgaattatttgcatgtttaagcgtatgtgaatatttgcatggtttctcactgagtatattttcaatatgctcaccccttatcttttcagttttgcagttccagAGTCGAGGTgaccatggaagtggagaatgactagggatagaGTTTTTGCATTGAACTTTTTAGTTgaacttattaagttttattttatttttatgatactactttagttttggcaaattgatttctaaattagtttaaattttaatagtcaagaagttttatttttatctattagtctTTAAATTTTGGATTGcaaagtttataaaaaaatcggggtgttacagatttgtttccactaatttagatattctcctaaaataatcctaaattTGTTTCCACAAATTTCGAGATTCTCATTCTccaaaaaataatcctagatttgattccactaatttagagattctcctaaaataatccgaaatttgtttccacatatattttgtttttttattattattttttatttttcaaattttatgttaattttatttgtctctactaatttagagattcccttcaaaataatcctagatttgttttcatttatatatttttttccaatattaaaaaaaaaaacatttcgaagatgatttaaaaaaaaaccaaaatacaagaaaaaggtgcTTGGGGGATTTGAATCTGAGACCTATATAATATGTGAGTGATATTGTCACCCCCCCCCCACTTAAGGCTCGTGATAGCGTGGATAAATCATCACGCAAATATTACACCAAGGACCGATTTATTCACAGGACT
It contains:
- the LOC130994153 gene encoding uncharacterized protein LOC130994153 — encoded protein: MEEWIRELERIFEHIECTDAHKVSCAVFQLCEDASHWWESFKRSMTEQARQGLTWNRFKEIVTNQYFPRSYRNQKEAEFLDLKQGELSITDYERKFNQFSRYATRLVNTNDQKADRFLRGLRPEIRGILAAQGIVDYALAVRRAQEVEAGLEVDKLPRKDMVRSEKRKWEDPNDGKRDVQNKKERMDDKLNEATPRSYPQCSECNKYHTGECLYRKGVCYFCRKPGHKATFCPDKRGTEPERRGNGRLFYMGQQDETEKP